The Paenibacillus uliginis N3/975 genome has a window encoding:
- a CDS encoding phage tail tube protein, with the protein MLDASRVILGTYGQAYIDGVWQTHINKLEASVELEKRELKLVGNDWTVHKNGSKKGTGTISGYKVTSDMISRGFTKFDIISKLDDPESYGHERVRLIRCMPDKIQLANWTAGEEVQEETAFTFEGYELLDPITAD; encoded by the coding sequence ATGTTGGATGCTTCAAGAGTCATTCTAGGAACGTATGGTCAAGCGTATATCGACGGGGTATGGCAGACGCATATTAACAAGCTGGAGGCCAGCGTAGAGTTGGAGAAACGGGAATTGAAGCTGGTCGGAAACGACTGGACGGTGCACAAAAACGGGAGTAAAAAAGGGACCGGCACAATAAGCGGTTATAAGGTCACTTCAGATATGATCTCACGCGGCTTTACGAAATTCGATATTATCTCCAAGCTGGATGATCCCGAATCTTACGGTCATGAGCGCGTTCGCCTGATCCGTTGCATGCCGGACAAAATCCAGCTGGCCAACTGGACAGCCGGAGAGGAAGTGCAGGAGGAAACTGCATTTACTTTTGAAGGTTATGAGCTGCTAGATCCAATTACAGCGGATTAA
- a CDS encoding phage tail assembly chaperone, which produces MSLHENMNEEQILDSLFEAAEKLPEETVRIKRLDMQIVLHGLTSSRVDSIRERCTVRRTVKGAVDEKVDTETFNALLISEATGNLSVKGLTLNGWGDPRITSRLKLSGGEQAVRRMLLAGELDAVGDKVLELSGFGVEISDLKN; this is translated from the coding sequence ATGAGCTTACACGAAAATATGAACGAAGAGCAAATTTTGGACAGTCTGTTTGAGGCAGCTGAGAAGCTGCCAGAGGAAACTGTACGCATCAAGCGTCTGGACATGCAGATCGTTCTGCACGGACTGACTTCAAGCAGAGTGGATAGCATCCGCGAGCGCTGCACGGTCCGCCGGACGGTGAAGGGCGCAGTGGATGAGAAGGTGGATACCGAGACGTTTAACGCACTCCTCATTTCGGAAGCGACAGGCAACCTTTCTGTGAAGGGTCTGACGCTGAACGGCTGGGGTGATCCGCGGATTACGAGCCGCTTGAAGCTGTCGGGTGGGGAGCAAGCCGTTCGCCGTATGCTTCTAGCCGGAGAATTGGATGCTGTTGGTGATAAAGTGCTGGAACTGTCCGGCTTTGGGGTTGAAATTTCTGACCTAAAAAACTGA
- a CDS encoding LysM peptidoglycan-binding domain-containing protein has product MEFRLIDGKGKRFTFPVNPEEVTISRQKGFDTTTILSRGEFDFPQGNKIKEISFSSFFPKEYDEAFCKGGKKNLPNPQTAMNKLNDFLASKTPLRFIITETAVNVPVFVSSHQSIFRGGEPGDVYFDITLRTWSELKVAKIGGSKGAATNKKPRTDMKEKNKTYTVKPGDSLSKIAKLELGDSFKWNQIYKLNQKVIGNNPNAIKPGQKLVLS; this is encoded by the coding sequence GTGGAGTTTAGATTGATTGACGGAAAAGGTAAGAGATTTACTTTCCCGGTTAATCCAGAAGAGGTCACGATTTCACGGCAAAAAGGCTTTGATACGACCACAATTTTGTCGCGTGGGGAGTTCGATTTTCCACAGGGAAATAAGATTAAGGAAATTTCGTTTTCCTCTTTTTTTCCTAAGGAATACGACGAAGCTTTCTGCAAGGGAGGCAAGAAAAACCTGCCTAATCCGCAAACAGCCATGAATAAGCTGAATGATTTCTTGGCGTCGAAAACCCCACTGCGTTTTATCATTACCGAGACGGCGGTCAATGTACCTGTGTTCGTATCCTCCCATCAATCGATCTTTCGGGGCGGTGAGCCGGGGGATGTGTATTTTGACATTACGCTCCGTACCTGGAGTGAGTTGAAGGTTGCAAAAATAGGCGGAAGCAAGGGAGCTGCAACGAATAAAAAGCCCCGGACAGACATGAAGGAAAAGAACAAGACTTATACCGTGAAGCCGGGTGACTCGCTCTCTAAAATCGCCAAACTGGAGCTGGGGGACAGCTTCAAATGGAATCAGATTTACAAGCTGAATCAGAAGGTAATCGGTAACAATCCGAACGCCATCAAGCCCGGGCAGAAGCTGGTGCTGTCATGA
- a CDS encoding XkdQ/YqbQ family protein, with translation MSYKVILQDKYDLSPLVESINLRDSLEQIAYQGTVNLVVTPDMPPIEPGMAIRISGIPYGKKDYVPLLHPAVVWEVSTSNNGVKRMTLTLYDRTVYLDKSEDEYLFPAKQTATQRFKKYAADWELKIAVLPDTEKKLGRSVYRTQSIYASMFADLRETAKAGGKLYHPRMISSGLELYELGSNKDVYILEALTDTTQSRTLEGAATMVKVLATAASETGKEVPSKVLAIEKKDIEKYGQLQAIIQDDEVKSGAAARQLAKSKLRGIQETISLNAPDINTIRAGDTVMLGSMKLIVISISREMGNPGSMSLELGTYDDVKRRFYLE, from the coding sequence ATGAGTTACAAGGTGATTTTGCAGGACAAGTACGATTTGTCCCCCTTGGTGGAATCTATTAATCTGCGGGATTCGCTGGAGCAAATCGCCTATCAGGGGACGGTCAACCTGGTGGTGACGCCGGATATGCCCCCCATTGAGCCGGGAATGGCGATCCGGATTAGCGGTATTCCTTACGGTAAAAAGGATTACGTTCCTCTGCTTCATCCGGCCGTTGTCTGGGAAGTGTCAACTTCGAATAACGGAGTGAAGCGGATGACCTTGACGCTGTACGACCGCACGGTATATCTGGATAAATCGGAGGATGAATATTTGTTCCCGGCTAAACAGACCGCAACACAGCGTTTTAAAAAATATGCGGCCGACTGGGAGTTGAAAATTGCCGTTTTGCCGGATACGGAGAAGAAGCTTGGCCGTTCCGTTTACCGGACACAGTCGATTTATGCCAGCATGTTTGCCGATCTGCGCGAGACAGCTAAAGCCGGAGGGAAGCTGTATCATCCCCGGATGATCTCATCCGGACTTGAGCTGTACGAGCTTGGAAGTAATAAGGATGTGTATATCCTCGAGGCGCTAACGGATACAACGCAATCGCGGACACTTGAGGGTGCTGCTACCATGGTTAAGGTGCTGGCAACAGCGGCAAGCGAGACCGGAAAAGAGGTTCCTTCCAAAGTGCTGGCCATTGAGAAAAAGGATATTGAGAAATACGGTCAGCTGCAGGCGATTATTCAGGACGATGAGGTCAAATCCGGCGCGGCCGCCCGTCAGCTGGCGAAAAGCAAGCTCCGCGGCATTCAGGAGACCATTTCTCTAAATGCCCCGGATATCAATACTATTCGTGCCGGAGATACCGTCATGCTAGGCTCCATGAAGCTGATTGTGATTTCGATCAGCCGAGAGATGGGCAATCCGGGAAGTATGTCGCTGGAGCTGGGGACGTATGACGATGTAAAAAGGAGGTTTTATCTTGAATAA
- a CDS encoding DUF2634 domain-containing protein, which produces MASLFPETDDMIWTDVSEPEMVEGSGAVFGRSWRYDFEVGEFVMSPTRKVTPVDEKEAWVIWCEKAIRTPRYRHLIYSRDYGSELEELIGSDYDHALQESEIRRMVTETLLADARTESVDQFLFTWEGEACHFSCQITSIRDETEIIESVVI; this is translated from the coding sequence ATGGCTAGTTTGTTTCCTGAGACGGATGATATGATCTGGACCGATGTGTCTGAGCCGGAGATGGTGGAGGGAAGCGGGGCTGTTTTTGGACGGAGCTGGCGTTATGATTTTGAAGTCGGTGAGTTCGTGATGTCCCCTACCCGTAAAGTTACGCCTGTGGATGAGAAGGAAGCCTGGGTAATCTGGTGTGAAAAAGCCATTCGTACGCCACGTTACCGTCATCTTATCTATTCACGGGATTACGGCAGCGAGCTGGAGGAGCTGATCGGGAGCGACTACGACCATGCTTTGCAGGAAAGTGAGATCCGGCGCATGGTTACCGAGACGCTGCTGGCAGATGCGCGCACGGAGAGTGTGGATCAATTTCTCTTTACTTGGGAAGGTGAAGCCTGCCACTTCAGCTGCCAAATTACAAGCATCCGGGATGAGACTGAAATTATAGAAAGTGTGGTGATCTAA
- a CDS encoding baseplate J/gp47 family protein, with the protein MADLPQYLQDQTEENIMNRMLDKVPSDIDKSEGSFIWDAQAPVAFMLSEAALWAQELLRRGFASTAASDNPEFRSAELDLRAAEHGITRREAVASSGSVVFTGKPGTTVPAGTFVATPADEGSGEPSVEYATTMGVTLSDLGTGTAPIKAVTPGKNGNVPAGVIQLMSTSISGVTSVTNPEPTKSGTDTEMDQSLLERFYAKVRSQGTSGNKAQYMQWANEIAGVGGVEVVPLWKGPGTVGLYLLDTDKRAASKDIVDAVQRHIDPSQDGQGEGVAPSGPVITVMPAKEMEINISVKVQRTLEQPSTLDEIRQLIEEGVRTYLQQIAFNRKDPLVRYTRIAAVLLDIPIIVDYADLTINGNTEQQNIEIGLGQVAVLGTVSVSE; encoded by the coding sequence ATGGCAGACTTGCCGCAATATTTGCAGGATCAGACGGAAGAGAACATTATGAACCGCATGCTGGATAAAGTGCCTTCGGACATCGACAAATCTGAAGGCTCTTTTATTTGGGATGCACAGGCGCCAGTGGCGTTTATGCTGTCCGAAGCGGCCCTTTGGGCACAGGAGCTGCTGCGACGGGGGTTTGCGAGTACAGCGGCGAGCGACAATCCAGAATTTCGTTCCGCCGAACTGGACCTGAGGGCAGCCGAGCATGGCATCACAAGGCGAGAGGCTGTTGCCTCGTCCGGCAGTGTCGTATTTACGGGGAAACCGGGCACGACGGTGCCTGCTGGAACTTTTGTGGCTACACCTGCGGATGAAGGCTCCGGGGAACCCTCGGTAGAGTATGCTACAACGATGGGTGTTACGCTCAGTGACTTGGGCACAGGTACAGCTCCGATCAAGGCTGTTACACCTGGCAAAAACGGCAACGTTCCCGCAGGTGTCATTCAACTCATGTCGACATCAATTAGCGGCGTAACGTCGGTTACGAATCCTGAGCCGACGAAGAGCGGGACGGATACCGAGATGGATCAGTCTTTGTTAGAAAGATTTTACGCCAAGGTTCGTAGCCAGGGTACGAGCGGCAACAAAGCGCAGTATATGCAGTGGGCCAATGAAATCGCTGGTGTTGGAGGAGTAGAGGTCGTTCCTTTGTGGAAAGGCCCTGGCACGGTAGGACTGTATCTGTTGGACACGGACAAGCGTGCTGCAAGCAAGGATATCGTGGATGCCGTCCAGCGCCATATCGATCCGTCTCAAGATGGACAGGGCGAGGGCGTTGCCCCGTCAGGTCCGGTGATCACCGTGATGCCTGCGAAGGAAATGGAGATTAACATCTCAGTTAAAGTGCAGCGCACTTTGGAACAACCTTCAACATTGGACGAAATCCGGCAGCTGATCGAGGAAGGCGTTCGCACCTACTTGCAGCAGATCGCGTTTAACCGGAAAGATCCCCTAGTGCGTTACACGAGGATTGCTGCCGTTCTGCTGGACATCCCGATTATTGTAGACTACGCAGATCTGACGATTAACGGCAACACCGAGCAGCAAAATATCGAAATCGGCCTCGGTCAAGTCGCGGTGTTGGGGACGGTGAGCGTTAGTGAATAA
- a CDS encoding YmfQ family protein has protein sequence MNSLRGRELFSYLPAYYETSRVMQSDMDAKGSEMDRFYQALNSTVDQFFVRTATWGLDRWETELGIPTDRTKPIEQRRAVIESKLRGAGTFTGRLVKNVAEAYDGGTVDVSFQPQEWAFTITFIDTLGIPPNLDDLKAAIEEIKPAHLDVVYEFNYLLIRDIHDVMTLHDMEQTPLNKFAGGA, from the coding sequence ATGAACAGCTTGCGTGGTCGTGAGCTGTTTTCTTATCTTCCGGCTTATTATGAGACTTCCCGCGTCATGCAATCGGATATGGATGCCAAGGGCAGTGAGATGGACAGGTTTTATCAGGCTTTGAACTCAACTGTTGACCAGTTCTTTGTGCGCACGGCTACCTGGGGATTGGATCGCTGGGAGACTGAGCTGGGCATTCCCACGGATCGCACCAAGCCAATCGAGCAGCGGCGGGCCGTAATTGAGTCCAAGCTGCGTGGAGCGGGGACTTTTACGGGGCGTCTCGTTAAAAATGTTGCTGAAGCCTATGACGGCGGCACCGTCGACGTATCCTTTCAGCCGCAGGAGTGGGCGTTCACTATTACGTTCATAGATACGCTTGGGATTCCGCCTAATTTGGACGATTTGAAAGCAGCGATTGAGGAGATCAAGCCAGCGCATTTGGATGTGGTGTATGAATTTAATTATTTGCTCATTCGCGATATTCATGACGTGATGACCTTACATGATATGGAACAAACACCATTAAATAAATTTGCAGGAGGTGCTTGA
- a CDS encoding tail fiber protein — MSNNTPNLGLLKKDPMVDGNETFNIKTMLNDNWDKIDEVVGQVREDLGNIDVELPDASLTEKGIVQLSNATNGTRENVAATEKAVKAAYDEALAGKQLGVEQKANVVAALNSIGVAASTSETWAQLIPKIAAVIRATGNATVADVIAGKTFSNASENGLTGTIPDRGAGGTVTPNTADQTKEAGRYTSAITIKGEPNLIVGNLPKDKTFFGVTGLLERMTTAEKRVIANAITGKGVAASANDTNTVLANKIGLIQTTKYASGSLYASEGRVYVSGVGFRPKMIKLYGDYYNSESYFTVCFLFDDPIRSAYGFLTPNTSYDGGVMSGVGSNLRDNLITNSGFNVYYYYWLNNLMYWEAWGH; from the coding sequence TTGTCTAATAACACACCGAATTTAGGACTACTGAAAAAAGATCCGATGGTGGATGGTAATGAGACTTTTAATATTAAGACGATGTTGAATGACAACTGGGATAAGATTGATGAGGTAGTGGGGCAGGTCCGGGAGGATTTGGGGAACATCGATGTGGAACTTCCGGATGCATCTCTTACGGAGAAGGGAATTGTGCAGCTCTCCAATGCTACGAACGGCACGAGGGAGAATGTGGCGGCTACGGAGAAGGCGGTGAAGGCGGCGTATGACGAGGCGCTCGCGGGAAAGCAGCTTGGAGTTGAGCAAAAAGCAAATGTGGTTGCCGCGCTCAATTCCATTGGGGTAGCGGCATCCACTAGTGAAACTTGGGCGCAGCTCATACCAAAAATTGCGGCAGTTATCCGGGCGACGGGCAATGCTACTGTTGCAGACGTAATTGCAGGAAAGACGTTTAGTAATGCAAGCGAAAATGGTTTAACAGGAACCATCCCGGATAGAGGCGCGGGGGGTACTGTTACACCGAACACCGCAGACCAAACCAAAGAAGCTGGACGGTATACAAGCGCGATAACAATCAAGGGGGAGCCGAACCTGATAGTAGGTAATTTGCCAAAGGACAAGACTTTCTTTGGTGTAACGGGTCTCCTTGAACGAATGACCACAGCAGAGAAGCGAGTTATAGCCAATGCGATAACAGGTAAAGGGGTAGCAGCCTCAGCGAATGATACGAATACGGTTCTCGCTAATAAAATCGGGTTGATCCAGACCACCAAGTATGCTTCGGGCAGTCTCTATGCTTCGGAGGGAAGAGTGTACGTCAGTGGGGTGGGCTTTCGACCCAAAATGATCAAACTGTACGGTGATTATTATAACAGCGAGAGCTACTTTACGGTTTGTTTTCTCTTCGATGATCCGATCCGTAGCGCCTATGGTTTTTTGACCCCGAACACGAGTTACGATGGAGGGGTGATGTCCGGGGTTGGGAGTAACCTTCGAGACAATCTCATCACGAATAGTGGATTTAACGTTTATTATTACTATTGGCTAAATAATCTGATGTACTGGGAGGCTTGGGGACATTGA
- a CDS encoding phage tail terminator family protein: MIVQEMQASLKKVLQTKFTDISPISKEDADPLPPAPYFQTELTLAEFEPISTSRYAARFRFRIVYMPVEGKPVATIMDEILESLTSLDVSGRPCRASSVAWERPEDKTPSEDGYFRAEYVIQMTSDQEETGMKMQTFKQGGGLK; this comes from the coding sequence ATGATTGTGCAGGAAATGCAGGCTTCTCTGAAAAAAGTCTTGCAAACAAAGTTTACGGATATCTCCCCCATCTCCAAAGAGGATGCCGACCCACTACCACCAGCTCCATACTTCCAAACCGAACTAACCCTAGCCGAGTTCGAGCCGATATCGACAAGTCGATATGCGGCTCGTTTTCGTTTCCGCATCGTCTACATGCCAGTGGAAGGGAAGCCGGTGGCAACTATCATGGATGAGATACTGGAGAGCCTGACATCTCTGGATGTCAGCGGCAGACCATGCCGCGCTTCATCCGTAGCTTGGGAGAGACCGGAAGATAAAACGCCATCAGAAGATGGATATTTTCGCGCAGAGTATGTCATTCAGATGACATCAGATCAGGAAGAGACAGGCATGAAAATGCAAACATTTAAACAGGGAGGCGGATTGAAATGA
- a CDS encoding phage tail sheath family protein: protein MAGGTWTTPNKVRPGVYTQISSQEQPIGRVGERGIAALGLSLPWGEPQKMITVTPGTNLFEVLGYDVTAPQLLAVKEVLKRAGTLLLYRLNSGTQATGTAAGLKVNARYGGERGNDIQIVIENAVDDTGKFVVSTLLNGKVVNKQLVSSAEDLKSNLYVEFAPETGDLAATAGFSLTGGANGTVTNQEHVDFLAALEVQDFQTVGLLSSDATLKSLYTAFIKRLREQEGKKVQAVLTDYPVADYEGIISVKNGVILSDGTVIDKVKAVAWVTGATAAAAINESLTYAAYDEAVDTDIRMSHTEIEAALTNGEFLFSYSGGKAVVEQDINSFTSIEPAKARHFSKNRVVRVLDGIANDLKLLFEKSYIGKVDNNVDGRTLFWAECAAYFTSLQHIGAIQNFNANEDIVVTPGSEGDVLFVDIKVQPVDAIEKVYMKVKVV from the coding sequence ATGGCCGGAGGAACATGGACAACACCAAATAAAGTAAGACCGGGTGTATACACCCAAATCTCATCGCAGGAGCAGCCGATTGGACGCGTAGGAGAGAGGGGGATTGCAGCACTGGGCTTGTCTCTGCCATGGGGTGAACCGCAGAAGATGATCACAGTAACACCGGGCACAAACCTGTTTGAGGTATTGGGGTATGATGTGACTGCTCCACAGCTGCTCGCTGTAAAGGAAGTTCTTAAACGTGCAGGTACGTTGCTACTTTACCGCTTGAATAGCGGGACTCAGGCAACTGGTACGGCTGCAGGGCTTAAGGTGAACGCACGCTATGGCGGTGAACGCGGTAACGATATCCAAATCGTAATCGAGAACGCTGTGGATGATACCGGCAAGTTCGTGGTCAGCACCCTGCTGAACGGCAAAGTCGTCAACAAGCAGCTTGTGTCCAGTGCAGAAGATCTGAAATCGAATCTGTACGTGGAATTTGCACCTGAAACGGGTGATCTGGCGGCAACGGCGGGATTTTCTCTGACTGGCGGCGCGAACGGAACGGTGACAAATCAGGAGCATGTGGATTTTCTGGCAGCACTGGAAGTGCAGGATTTCCAAACCGTCGGGCTGCTTTCATCGGATGCAACGCTGAAGTCACTATATACCGCATTCATCAAGCGTCTTCGCGAGCAGGAAGGCAAAAAGGTACAAGCTGTGCTGACCGATTATCCGGTTGCGGATTACGAAGGTATTATCAGTGTGAAGAACGGTGTTATTTTGAGCGACGGAACAGTGATTGACAAGGTAAAGGCTGTTGCCTGGGTTACCGGAGCGACGGCTGCGGCAGCCATCAATGAATCGCTTACGTATGCGGCTTATGATGAAGCGGTGGATACCGATATTCGTATGAGTCATACGGAGATTGAAGCTGCGCTCACAAATGGTGAGTTTCTGTTTAGCTACAGCGGAGGAAAAGCCGTGGTCGAGCAGGATATTAACTCCTTTACATCGATTGAGCCGGCGAAGGCGCGTCATTTTTCCAAAAACCGAGTGGTCCGCGTGCTGGACGGCATTGCGAATGATCTCAAGCTCCTTTTTGAGAAGTCCTATATCGGCAAAGTAGACAACAATGTGGACGGCCGTACTTTGTTCTGGGCAGAATGCGCTGCGTACTTTACTTCCCTGCAACATATTGGTGCGATCCAGAATTTTAACGCCAACGAGGATATTGTGGTGACACCTGGCTCAGAAGGTGACGTGTTGTTTGTGGATATTAAGGTACAGCCAGTGGATGCAATTGAAAAAGTATATATGAAAGTGAAGGTGGTCTAA
- a CDS encoding phage tail tube protein yields MAFLRASDTISGQEGKAFVKIGERMEEMFYIKTLEATVEKEKAELKMMGQRAVQHKAIGWKGSGTMTIYYVTSLFRELMMEYIQSGKDAYFMIEVRNEDPGSSAGRQTVILEGVNLDSVIMASLDTEAEALEEEVAFTFENVRIETPFSALS; encoded by the coding sequence ATGGCATTTTTGCGGGCAAGTGACACGATTTCTGGACAAGAGGGTAAGGCATTCGTCAAAATAGGCGAGCGTATGGAGGAAATGTTCTATATTAAAACCTTGGAAGCTACCGTGGAAAAAGAAAAAGCAGAGCTGAAAATGATGGGGCAGCGTGCCGTTCAGCATAAAGCTATTGGCTGGAAGGGCAGCGGTACCATGACCATTTATTATGTGACTTCGCTCTTCCGCGAGCTGATGATGGAATACATTCAGTCCGGCAAGGACGCGTATTTCATGATCGAAGTGCGCAACGAAGATCCGGGTTCTTCAGCAGGGCGTCAGACCGTTATTTTGGAAGGCGTGAACCTGGACAGTGTTATTATGGCTTCCCTCGACACAGAAGCAGAGGCGCTGGAAGAAGAAGTGGCCTTCACTTTCGAAAATGTGCGGATCGAGACGCCGTTCAGTGCATTGTCTTAA
- a CDS encoding phage tail assembly chaperone, with translation MSDFSMFFAGQSSAEITEQFVVSVRFKDAEGSPVPWKLRSITEEENQECRKAATRKVKGKNGVFTPEIDPNDYMAKLMIASVIYPDLKNSDLQKSYGVLGAESLLRKMLLPGEFAALGERVQALNGFDRDMNDLVDEVKN, from the coding sequence ATGAGCGATTTTAGTATGTTTTTTGCAGGTCAGTCGTCTGCGGAGATCACGGAGCAATTCGTGGTCTCTGTTCGTTTTAAGGATGCAGAGGGAAGTCCAGTACCTTGGAAGCTGCGCAGTATCACGGAGGAAGAGAACCAGGAATGCCGTAAAGCCGCGACACGTAAGGTGAAGGGCAAGAACGGGGTGTTTACGCCGGAGATTGACCCGAATGACTACATGGCGAAGCTGATGATAGCAAGTGTTATATACCCGGACTTGAAAAATAGCGATCTTCAAAAATCTTACGGTGTGTTGGGCGCCGAATCCCTTCTCCGCAAAATGCTACTGCCTGGCGAATTCGCTGCGCTCGGTGAACGTGTACAGGCGCTCAACGGCTTTGACCGGGACATGAACGACTTGGTGGATGAAGTAAAAAACTAA